In Arachis stenosperma cultivar V10309 chromosome 1, arast.V10309.gnm1.PFL2, whole genome shotgun sequence, one DNA window encodes the following:
- the LOC130935241 gene encoding uncharacterized protein LOC130935241, whose product MIAETTEQIKKIRSRMLIAQSCQKSYADQRRKPLEFEEREHVFLKRIGPVAYRIALPPYLSNLHDVFHVSQLRKYTPDASHVLEPEPIQVREDLTLPVIPVRIDDTNIKRLRGKEVSLVKVAWSRAGIEEHTWELESDMRKDYPHLFSGNYI is encoded by the exons ATGATAGCTGAAACGACTGAGCAGATAAAGAAGATTCGTAGTCGAATGCTTATAGCCCAAAGCTGCCAGAAGAGCTATGCtgatcaaaggcgaaagcctTTGGAATTCGAAGAAAGAGAACATGTCTTTCTGAAA AGGATTGGGCCAGTGGCTTATAGAATCGCCTTACCGCCATATCTTTCGAATTTGCACGACGTATTTCATGTGTCTCAACTtaggaagtacactcctgacgCAAGTCATGTTCTGGAACCAGAACCAATCCAAGTAAGAGAAGATCTAACACTTCCAGTAATTCCAgtgagaattgatgatactaatATTAAACGATTACGCGGAAAGGAAGTATCATTGGTAAAAGTAGCTTGGAGTCGAGCTGGTATCGAGGAACATACCTGGGAGCTCGAATCAGATATGCGAAAGGACTATCCACATCTCTTTTCAGGTAACtatatttga